One part of the Haliotis asinina isolate JCU_RB_2024 chromosome 2, JCU_Hal_asi_v2, whole genome shotgun sequence genome encodes these proteins:
- the LOC137272170 gene encoding putative uncharacterized protein DDB_G0290521 — protein sequence MSNIPDTSKQPCPFPSKQPCPQPHIHPHPRNNPIPIPTNNLTPPNNPIPSPTNNLTPPNNPIPSPTNNLTPPNNPIPSATNNPIPSATNNPIPSATNNPIPSPTNNPVPSPTNNPIPSATNNPFPQQQQICPHPHPCKQPLVM from the coding sequence atgtcaaatattccagATACCTCTAAACAGCCCTGTCCCTTCCCCTCAAAACAACCCTGTCCCCAACCCCACATACACCCCCACCCCAGAAACAatcccatccccatccccacaAACAATCTCACCCCTCCAAACAACCCCATCCCCAGCCCCACAAACAATCTCACCCCTCCAAACAACCCCATCCCCAGCCCCACAAACAATCTCACCCCTCCAAACAACCCCATCCCCTCCGCCACAAACAACCCCATCCCCTCCGCCACAAACAACCCCATCCCCTCCGCCACAAACAACCCCATCCCCTCCCCTACAAACAACCCCGTCCCCTCCCCCACAAACAACCCCATCCCCTCCGCCACAAACAACCCATTccctcaacaacaacaaatctgTCCCCATCCCCACCCTTGTAAACAACCTCTTGTCATGTGA